The Syngnathoides biaculeatus isolate LvHL_M chromosome 6, ASM1980259v1, whole genome shotgun sequence genome has a window encoding:
- the uevld gene encoding ubiquitin-conjugating enzyme E2 variant 3 isoform X1: MDLRSEKIQRVISKYKFHDVALEELDKIEETFPGMIPSVGTYTFNDGSQKELLKLNGNLPVKYEGRSYNFPIQLWLMDSFPVTPPICLLRPTPDMIIREGKHVDARGRIYLPVLHNWDHPKSSVVNLLEEMILKFQEDPPLSSTTAGQKDPQELLAFVNNLQINDRASLKLSSTLALTSFHSTASFFISGSVRHHDHPVHKVSVIGGGDLGMATVMCILAKCNVNKLVFIDVAESSTKGGSTDLEIFRLPKVEVSKDLSSSKGSRVVVVTANAWSSEQSYVGVVQSNVDLYRGIIPTLAHLNPTAIMLIASQPVDVMTHIAWRQSGLPPTHVIGVGCNLDSERFNHILAVTLNTPKQAWVIGELSDNKVPVMSNNDSASKKPLEFHGSASTKPLITRAFDMMKTRGQRSWSVGLSVADITTSILTDRKKVHSITTLAQGWSGIGAEVFFSLPCLLGSSGSMRLAGMSLGKEEDAKLKESISSLTNLMSQLRI; encoded by the exons ATGGACCTTCGATCGGAGAAAATACAGCGGGTCATATCCAAG TACAAATTCCACGATGTTGCTCTTGAAGAGTTGGACAAAATTGAGGAAACCTTCCCTGGGATGATCCCATCTGTAGGCACATATA CATTCAACGATGGCTCCCAGAAAGAGCTCCTGAAATTGAACGGCAACCTTCCAGTGAAGTATGAAG GACGGTCGTACAACTTCcccatccagctttggctgatGGACTCCTTCCCAGTCACCCCTCCCATTTGCCTCCTGAGGCCCACACCAGACATGATTATCAGAGAGGGCAAACACGTGGATGCCCGAGGGCGTATCTACCTGCCCGTGTTGCACAACTGGGATCAc CCCAAGTCATCAGTGGTGAATCTTCTGGAGGAGATGATTTTGAAATTTCAAGAGGATCCTCCCCTGTCCTCAACTACTGCAGGACAGAAAGACCCACAGGAGCTCCTGGCATTTGTCAATAATCTCCAGATCAATGATCGTGCGTCACTTAAATTGTCTTCCACGCTTGCACTAACCTCTTTCCATTCAACAGCCTCCTTTTTCATTTCAGGTTCAGTTAGACACCATGATCACCCGGTCCACAAAGTCTCTGTTATCGGAGGAGGGGATTTAGGAATGGCCACAGTGATGTGCATTTTGGCAAAG TGTAATGTCAATAAGCTTGTTTTCATTGACGTTGCTGAAAGTTCCACCAAGGGGGGCAGCACAGATCTGGAGATATTCAGGCTACCTAAGGTGGAGGTGTCCAAGG ATTTGTCTAGCTCCAAGGGCTCCAGGGTCGTGGTGGTGACCGCAAACGCGTGGAGCAGTGAGCAGTCGTATGTAGGCGTGGTACAGAGCAATGTTGATTTGTACAGAGGGATCATTCCAACATTGGCACATCTCAACCCAACCGCCATCATGCTTATTGCTTCTCAGCCAG TGGACGTGATGACCCACATTGCATGGAGGCAGAGCGGCCTCCCGCCAACACACGTCATTGGAGTGGGCTGTAATTTGGACTCGGAACGTTTCAATCACATTCTTGCTGTTACCTTAAACACTCCCAAACAGGCCTGGGTCATTGGAGAGCTATCGGACAACAAAG TCCCTGTGATGAGTAACAATGACTCAGCGTCCAAAAAGCCGTTGGAATTCCATGGATCAGCTTCCACCAAACCGCTGATCACCAG AGCCTTTGACATGATGAAGACTCGAGGTCAGCGTTCATGGTCTGTCGGTTTGTCCGTTGCTGACATCACAACCAGCATCCTGACAGATAGAAAGAAAGTCCACTCCATCACCACTCTTGCCCAG GGGTGGAGTGGCATAGGAGCGGAGGTGTTCTTCAGTTTGCCGTGTCTCCTGGGGTCGAGCGGTTCCATGCGCCTGGCTGGTATGTCACTGGGGAAGGAGGAAGATGCCAAGCTGAAGGAGAGCATCAGTTCGCTCACCAACCTCATGAGTCAGCTGAGAATTTGA
- the uevld gene encoding ubiquitin-conjugating enzyme E2 variant 3 isoform X2, with the protein MDLRSEKIQRVISKYKFHDVALEELDKIEETFPGMIPSVGTYTFNDGSQKELLKLNGNLPVKYEGRSYNFPIQLWLMDSFPVTPPICLLRPTPDMIIREGKHVDARGRIYLPVLHNWDHPKSSVVNLLEEMILKFQEDPPLSSTTAGQKDPQELLAFVNNLQINDRSVRHHDHPVHKVSVIGGGDLGMATVMCILAKCNVNKLVFIDVAESSTKGGSTDLEIFRLPKVEVSKDLSSSKGSRVVVVTANAWSSEQSYVGVVQSNVDLYRGIIPTLAHLNPTAIMLIASQPVDVMTHIAWRQSGLPPTHVIGVGCNLDSERFNHILAVTLNTPKQAWVIGELSDNKVPVMSNNDSASKKPLEFHGSASTKPLITRAFDMMKTRGQRSWSVGLSVADITTSILTDRKKVHSITTLAQGWSGIGAEVFFSLPCLLGSSGSMRLAGMSLGKEEDAKLKESISSLTNLMSQLRI; encoded by the exons ATGGACCTTCGATCGGAGAAAATACAGCGGGTCATATCCAAG TACAAATTCCACGATGTTGCTCTTGAAGAGTTGGACAAAATTGAGGAAACCTTCCCTGGGATGATCCCATCTGTAGGCACATATA CATTCAACGATGGCTCCCAGAAAGAGCTCCTGAAATTGAACGGCAACCTTCCAGTGAAGTATGAAG GACGGTCGTACAACTTCcccatccagctttggctgatGGACTCCTTCCCAGTCACCCCTCCCATTTGCCTCCTGAGGCCCACACCAGACATGATTATCAGAGAGGGCAAACACGTGGATGCCCGAGGGCGTATCTACCTGCCCGTGTTGCACAACTGGGATCAc CCCAAGTCATCAGTGGTGAATCTTCTGGAGGAGATGATTTTGAAATTTCAAGAGGATCCTCCCCTGTCCTCAACTACTGCAGGACAGAAAGACCCACAGGAGCTCCTGGCATTTGTCAATAATCTCCAGATCAATGATC GTTCAGTTAGACACCATGATCACCCGGTCCACAAAGTCTCTGTTATCGGAGGAGGGGATTTAGGAATGGCCACAGTGATGTGCATTTTGGCAAAG TGTAATGTCAATAAGCTTGTTTTCATTGACGTTGCTGAAAGTTCCACCAAGGGGGGCAGCACAGATCTGGAGATATTCAGGCTACCTAAGGTGGAGGTGTCCAAGG ATTTGTCTAGCTCCAAGGGCTCCAGGGTCGTGGTGGTGACCGCAAACGCGTGGAGCAGTGAGCAGTCGTATGTAGGCGTGGTACAGAGCAATGTTGATTTGTACAGAGGGATCATTCCAACATTGGCACATCTCAACCCAACCGCCATCATGCTTATTGCTTCTCAGCCAG TGGACGTGATGACCCACATTGCATGGAGGCAGAGCGGCCTCCCGCCAACACACGTCATTGGAGTGGGCTGTAATTTGGACTCGGAACGTTTCAATCACATTCTTGCTGTTACCTTAAACACTCCCAAACAGGCCTGGGTCATTGGAGAGCTATCGGACAACAAAG TCCCTGTGATGAGTAACAATGACTCAGCGTCCAAAAAGCCGTTGGAATTCCATGGATCAGCTTCCACCAAACCGCTGATCACCAG AGCCTTTGACATGATGAAGACTCGAGGTCAGCGTTCATGGTCTGTCGGTTTGTCCGTTGCTGACATCACAACCAGCATCCTGACAGATAGAAAGAAAGTCCACTCCATCACCACTCTTGCCCAG GGGTGGAGTGGCATAGGAGCGGAGGTGTTCTTCAGTTTGCCGTGTCTCCTGGGGTCGAGCGGTTCCATGCGCCTGGCTGGTATGTCACTGGGGAAGGAGGAAGATGCCAAGCTGAAGGAGAGCATCAGTTCGCTCACCAACCTCATGAGTCAGCTGAGAATTTGA
- the spty2d1 gene encoding protein SPT2 homolog, which produces MMDFDNVLSIATQNQGGNSVQKRYSLQAGPPKKDPKSKGVNPAAIQALLKKRQNEARLRESELKKQKEDLLAKRVELKSDRKARAMASRTKDNFKGYNGIPVVDVPKKRRTKQEIEMEKRGNDETFRNYSVDPEDDEDNYEYEQTDSEPDTDPEPVRHGKNSNFSGNSSSARASPKKPSGPPKSAPLPLNFADLLKLAEKKQFEPVELKAKTVKDERLRTAEELKELEMERKAKNRNKDLKTEREHRPQSSSGFVRKNTSQKEPKNCKPQKGLPERPLQSNGVMSKSVATPHKTNTGERERERPKISVPSKNTSPAFVKQGVPKPSSKHTFNDSSDLRLKKESSSSVQGKPSGMPQSKPHGTSVRDLKSPNSNPQKKRPTQVSSAKQERPVVNHKSGMGESPRFGSNPGVKSSANSLVRPSSSGNSKEVNQRQSRPGVVTPQPKASGSDFKGYPAGRGGRPPGFGQGRALSGGSGIGPGRGPGGGPPSNRQPSSNFGSGPGRPKCTVVSETISSKNVSGARPGVPPRPGIPQRPGFAPRPGGAPRPLNRPPGATLPPITIAYKRKYEEEEEYDSEMDDFIDDGEDEQAEVSKHIKEIFGYDKSKYKDESDYALKFMESSWRDMQKEEARSLKLAVQEDLEEERKEQEEMKRINAKRKK; this is translated from the exons ATGATGGACTTTGACAACGTGCTGTCGATCGCCACTCAAAACCAGGGTGGCAACAGCGTGCAG AAAAGGTACAGTTTACAAGCTGGTCCACCTAAAAAAGACCCAAAGTCAAAGGGAGTAAATCCTGCTGCTATACAGGCACTCCTGAAGAAACGACAAAATGAAGCCAGATTGAGAG AAAGTGAATTGAAGAAACAGAAGGAGGATCTTCTCGCAAAAAGGGTTGAGTTGAAGTCTGATCGTAAAGCGAGAGCCATGGCTTCCAGAACGAAAGACAATTTCAAAGGTTATAACGGCATCCCAGTAGTGGATGTtccaaagaagaggaggacaaAGCAGGAAattgagatggaaaaaagagGCAACGACGAAACATTTAGAAATTATTCAGTTGACCCAGAGGACGATGAAGACAATTATGAATACGAGCAAACAGATTCTGAGCCCGATACAGATCCAGAACCTGTGAGGCATGGGAAAAACTCAAATTTTAGTGGAAACAGTAGTAGCGCCAGGGCCTCCCCTAAAAAACCTAGCGGTCCTCCCAAGTCTGCTCCACTCCCCTTGAACTTTGCAGACTTGCTTAAATTGGCTGAGAAGAAGCAGTTTGAGCCAGTTGAGTTAAAAGCAAAGACGGTGAAGGATGAAAGGCTCCGCACAGCTGAAGAGTTAAAGGAGCTGGAGATGGAACGGAAAGCAAAGAACCGCAACAAAGATTTGAAGACAGAGCGAGAGCACAGGCCGCAGTCTAGTTCTGGTTTTGTAAGGAAAAACACGTCACAGAAAGAGCCAAAGAATTGTAAACCACAAAAGGGTTTACCAGAAAGGCCACTTCAGTCCAATGGGGTAATGAGCAAGTCTGTAGCAACACCTCATAAGACCAACACtggtgagagagaaagagagagacccAAGATCTCAGTTCCTTCAAAAAACACTTCTCCAGCTTTTGTCAAACAGGGGGTCCCTAAACCTTCATCTAAACATACATTCAACGATTCAAGCGACCTTCGATTAAAAAAGGAGAGCTCATCATCTGTTCAAGGGAAGCCTTCAGGCATGCCTCAGTCCAAGCCTCATGGGACATCTGTCCGGGACCTCAAATCTCCAAATAgcaacccacaaaaaaagaggCCTACGCAGGTTAGCTCAGCAAAGCAGGAGCGTCCAGTTGTAAATCACAAGTCTGGAATGGGAGAATCACCAAGGTTTGGAAGCAATCCTGGAGTAAAATCTAGTGCCAATTCCTTGGTTCGACCTTCATCAAGTGGCAATTCGAAAGAAGTGAACCAACGTCAGTCAAGGCCAGGAGTCGTAACACCACAGCCAAAAGCTAGTGGTAGTGACTTCAAAGGTTACCCTGCGGGAAGAGGAGGCCGGCCACCAGGCTTCGGACAAGGTCGAGCCTTAAGCGGAGGGTCAGGGATTGGACCGGGCCGAGGTCCAGGTGGAGGACCCCCATCCAATAGGCAACCCTCAAGCAACTTTGGATCAGGACCTGGGAGACCCAAGTGCACTGTGGTGTCTGAGACTATCTCCTCAAAAAATGTCAGCGGCGCCAGACCGGGAGTTCCTCCTCGGCCAGGGATACCACAAAGACCAGGCTTTGCTCCCAGACCAGGAGGGGCACCAAGACCTCTGAACAGACCACCAG GTGCAACACTACCACCCATCACCATCGCGTACAAGAGAAAAtatgaagaggaagaggaatatGATTCTGAAATGGATGACTTTATTGATGATGGAGAAGATGAGCAGGCGGAGGTTTCCAAACACATAAAGGAAATATTTGGCTATGACAAATCCAA ATACAAGGATGAAAGTGATTATGCTCTCAAGTTCATGGAGAGCAGCTGGCGAGATATGCAGAAAGAAGAAGCAAGGAG TCTAAAATTGGCTGTGCAAGAAGATttggaggaagaaagaaaagagcaagaggagatGAAAAGGATCAATGccaagaggaaaaaataa